Proteins from a single region of Pongo abelii isolate AG06213 chromosome 17, NHGRI_mPonAbe1-v2.0_pri, whole genome shotgun sequence:
- the LOC129051563 gene encoding elongin-A3-like — MAAGSTTLRAVQKLQVRLATKTNPKKLEKYLQKLSALPMTADILAETGIRKTVKRLRKHQHVGDFARDLAARWKKLVLVDRNTGPDPQDAEDSASRQRLGEALQDQEKAWGFPENATAPRSPSHSPQHGRTARRTPPGQQRPHPRSPSREPRAERQRPRMAPADSGPRRDPPTRTAPLPTPEGPEPAVPGKQPGRGHAHAAQGGPLPGPGCQGQPQGEAVASHSKGRKSSRWASAHKSPPVQESQSERLQAAGADSAGPKTVPSLLFAELWDPSAAWMQANYDLLSAFEAMTSQAEPEALSAPTFQEEAAFPGRRVNARLQVYSGSRPACQLQVLTLRQQCLPVLRNNPDALGDVGGVAYSVLEPVPEGWTPDQLYRTEKDNHALARETDELWRIHCLQDFKGEKPQEHESWRELYLRLRDAREQRLRVVTTKIRSALENKPSGRQTKMICFNSVAKTPYDASRREEKSAGAADPGNGEIKPAPQPAGSSQAASGLGDGGGGGGGGGGSSSSSSSSNVLHGLPEKRANPCLSSSNEHAAPAAKTRKQAAKKVAPLMAKAVRDYKRRFSRR, encoded by the coding sequence atggcggcaggctccactacgctgcgcgcagtgcagaagctgcaggtgcgtctggccacgaagacgaaccccaaaaagctggagaaatatttgcagaaactctccgccctgcccatgacggcagacatcctggcggagactggaatcagaaagacggtgaagcgcctgcggaagcaccagcacgtgggcgactttgccagagacttagcggcccggtggaagaagctggtgcttgtggaccgaaacaccgggcctgacccacaggacgctgaggacagcgcttcccgacagcgcctcggggaggctctccaggaccaggaaaaggcctggggcttcccagaaaacgcgacggcccccaggagcccatctcacagccctcagcacgGACGGACAGCACGCAGAACACCTCCGGGACAACAGAGACCTCACCCGAGGTCTCCCAGTCGCGAGCCCAGAGCCGAGAGACAGCGCCCCAGAATGGCCCCAGCTGATTCCGGCCCCCGTCGGGACCCTCCAACGCGCACCGCTCCCCTCCCGACGCCCGAGGGCCCTGAGCCCGCTGTGCCCGGGAAGCAACCCGGAAGAGGCCACGCTCACGCCGCTCAGGGCGGGCCTCTGCCGGGTCCGGGCTGCCAGGGCCAACCTCAGGGGGAAGCGGTGGCGAGCCACAGCAAGGGGCGCAAATCGTCCCGCTGGGCTTCGGCTCACAAATCGCCTCCTgtccaggaaagccagtcagagaggctgcaggcggccggcgctgattccgccgggccgaaaacggtgcccagccttctcttcgcagagctctgggacccctcagcggcctggatgcaggccaactacgatctgctgtccgcttttgaggccatgacctcccaggcagagccagaagcactctccgcgccaacgttccaggaggaagccgctttccctggacgcagagtgaatgctaggctgcaggtgtactcgggctccaggcctgcctgccagctccaggtgctgacgctgcgccagcagtgcctcccggtgcttagaaacaatccggacgccctcggcgacgtgggaggggtcgcctactcggttcttgaacccgttccggaagggtggacgcctgatcagctgtatcgcacagagaaagacaaccacgcactcgctcgagagacagatgaattatggaggattcattgtctccaggacttcaagggagaaaagccgcaggagcacgagtcttggcgggagctgtacctgcggcttcgcgacgcccgagagcagcggctgcgagtagtgaccacgaaaatccgatctgcacttgaaaacaaacccagcggccgacagacaaagatgatctgtttcaactctgtggccaagacgccttatgatgcttccaggagggaagagaagtctgcaggagccgctgaccccggaaacggggagatcaagccagccccccagcccgcaggaagcagccaggctgcctccggcctcggggacggcggcggcggcggcggcggcggcggcggcagcagcagcagcagcagcagcagcaacgtccttcacgggctccctgagaagcgggccaacccctgcctgagcagcagcaatgagcacgcggcgcccgcggccaagacccggaaacaggctgccaagaaagtggccccgctgatggccaaggcagttcgagactacaagagaagattctcccgacgataa